In Deltaproteobacteria bacterium, the sequence CCAGATGATCTTCTCCTTCAACAATTCACATATCTTCTCAGGTTGCATGGCTGACCCCACTCCCCTCTTCGAAGCGAATTTGAACCAAAAAATAAGAAGAGAAGAACAAAATCCTTGTCATCGGCTTCCCCCGTCCCCGCGAAGGCACCCCCTTGTTTCCAGCCCCCGCCCGCAAGCAGGATCCCGATGGAGTGCATAATAAATACAGGGGATATTCAATATAAATTCAACCGCAATCCAAGTCAAGTATTTTTTGCGAGAATTTCAGGGCTGGGAGATCGAGTGCTGGGAGGACAGTCTACAAGAGGAAAGATCGAGGCTGCTGGATCAGATCCGACCAGCGTCCGGGTCCTGAATCTCAGCCGGTCTCTTTTTCAGTCCATGATTTTAGCAACATATTCGGCCAGGGCAGGGGCGGCGGTCAGACCCGGCGATTCGATCCCGAGAAGGTGGATACGCCCTCCCTCCTGCTTACGGACCACGAAATCGGTCTGCAACTCTTCCCGGTAGTAGACCTTTGGACGGTTGCCTGAAAAACCAGGGTATAACCTCGTGACGTCCAGATCCGGAACCATGGCACGAGCGCCCTGCTCAAACTCCTCCCGGGGGGTTCTGATTTCGTAGTCCTCTTTGTCTGACACCCGCAGGACCGACGGTCCTATGAGCATTTCCTCGCCGAAGGTTGGGCTCAGGTGAACACCCAGACTAAGGGCAGATCCTGGGATGGGGTACACCAGCCCCCTAACCAGAGCCTCGGTTGTGCAGTAGTAATCACCCTTGTAGGGAACTATTTCATACCCCTCGAGACCGCATTCTCTGGCGATACTGTCGCTGTGAAGTCCGGCGACATTGATCAGGAAGTCACTCTCTATCTCACCCCGGCTCGTCTTGACGACGTTCTTTTCGCTGACCGACAGCACCCGGCACTGTTTCACAATGGTTACACCAACCACTTTGAGCGCCCTTTCCGTGGCCCTCATGTAAGCCGCCATGTCGAGCAAACCCGTCTCAGGGGATTGGAGGGCGGCCAGGCATCGCAGCCGCGGTTCGATTTTTCGCGCCTCAGCTCCGCCGATCAACCGGAGATTCTCCACACCATTGCGGTCGCCAAGATCCTTAAGATCCTCCAGGCCTTTGAGTTCCTCATCGTTCAGAGCCACGACGAGCTTTCCGCATTTGCGGTGGGGTACATTATGGCTCTGCAGAAACTCGTATGTCAGATGGCGGCCCCGGACGCATAGCCTGGCCTTCAGGGATCTGCAGGGATAGTAAATACCCCCGTGAATCACCCCGCTGTTCCGGGTGCTGGTATGCTCCCCCAAGGCCTTTTCCTTTTCGAGGAGGAAGACTTCCCGGCCTTTTTTCGCCATCTCAAGCGCCACGAAGCATCCTACGATACCGCCTCCGATGACCACAACGACCATCATCCATCCGCTCCCTCCGCCTTGACAGGCCGGCGTCTTTGTTATAGTACTCGATACGGCGGAATCGACCATCTCTGGATATGGTCTCTCTTCTGCCTGTATGCTTTGATCGACCCGAGAGGGGAAATCGCTGCCATTCGGGCAGCCAGGGCCAGTCAGTGTAGAAACCGCCGCCTCCTTTCATACATTACTGCCTTTGTTTTTTCAAGACACTCGCCCCACGGTCAGGAGGACGAAATGAACCAGCCGCGTGAGGGGATCGGTGACAGGTTTCAAAGGGAAACCAGATACATCCGGGGACAGATGGAAGGAGGATACCTGGACTGGTCCAGGCGACCCGGAATCTACAAACGGTCTGATCCCCACCAGGAGGGAATCTCTCTGCCCGAACCGAGGGAGGAAGGGGGAGAGCCTCTTTGGACTGTCATCAACAAACGGTGTTCCTCCAGGGACTTCACCCGGGACCCGATCTCACTTCTCGACCTCTCACAGCTTCTCTGGGCAACCCAAGGAATCACACATACGGCCTCCGGGCAGGCCCTGAGGGCCTGTCCCTCAGCCGGTGCCCTATACCCGGTTGAGACTTACGTCGCGGCGAACCGGGTGGAGGAACTGGCCCCTGGAATCTACCATTACTATGTTCCCAGACACCTTCTGGAACCTGTGGCCCGGCGTGTGACCATGAACGAGCTGGCCTCTGCCGCCCTGGGACAGCGGATGGTCACCACGGCTTCGGTTGTCTTCATTTGGACCGCTGTCGTCCAGCGATCCAAGTGGAAATACAGGGAACGAGGATATCGATACATATATCTCGATGCCGGACATATCGGACAGAATCTCTATCTGGCGGCAACGGCGCTCAACCTCGGGTGCTGTACCATAGGCGCTCTCTTCGACGAAGAGGTAGACCGCCTCCTCGGAGTCGACGGGAAGGAAGAGACGGTCGTTTACATGGGTGCTGTTGGAAAAATCTCGGCTCCTTCGGGTTGAACAGGGCACCGGGAGGTTGATAAATTGTAGGCGATGGTTTATATTCCAAAACCTGGCTTCCCGGTGGGGCCGTAAAGAGTCGGAATGATTCCCCAAGAGGGTCCCGTGTAGACCGGAATCTGGGAGGCTGAATCCCCGGGTAAAACCGGGGGGTGTTTTTTTACTCGTATCGACGAGACCCGAACAACGGCGGAGAGGAGGTGAAAGAGGAATGAAGGCGAAGGTAGATCCTGATCTGTGCACGGCCTGCGAACTCTGCACAGAAACTTGCCCAGAGGTGTTCGAGATGGGAGAGGACGTGGCCACCGTAAAGGTGGATGTGGTTCCCCCTGAGGCAGAGGAGAGCGCCCGCCAGGCGGCCGAAGACTGCCCTGCGGAAGCCATAACCATCGAAGAATGACCGATCAAGGGAGAAAGTGAGTCTTACAGGAAAATACGGCTTGACACCTCGTGGGTAGCAGTCGACCACGGCCGGAGAGGCTTCCGGCCGTGGTCTTTACCCTTTCTTCTCCTCCACCGGTTGATCTCCGGGATTGTCCACCTGGTCGACTCAAATCTCTGCGTACCGATGATGACGGGAGAAACCCGGGAGGTCCGGAAGACTCGGCCTCCACATGCAGAGAGGAGCGGCATGCCCATGAAAAGAGGATATATTCAGATCTATACGGGATCGGGAAAGGGAAAGACCACGGCAGCCCTGGGGCTTGCTCTTAGAGCGGTGGGACACGGCCTGCGTGTCTGCATGGTCCAATTCATGAAAAACGATCGCCACGTGGGTGAGGTCCTGGCAGCCCGCCTTCTGGCCCCCAATCTCTCGATCTTTCCCATGGGGCCCAGAGGTTTCATAAGGGACACGCCGCGTCCCGTGGACGTCCAAATGGCACGAGAGGCCCTCGAGTTCTCGAGAAGGAGCATTGAAGAGGAGAAGAACGATTTGATCATTCTCGACGAGATCAACGTGGCTCTTCACTTCGGCCTCCTCACGCTTGGAGACGTCCTCGGACTGATCGACCTCAAGCCGAGAAGCACCGAACTCATATTGACCGGACGGGATGCACCTCCGGAACTAATAAAAAGGGCAGACTTGGTCACCGAGATGACGGCCGTCAAACACTACTTTGACAGGGGAGTTCAGGCCAGAAAGGGCATCGAATGGTGATCTGGGCAGAACGAGCAGCCCTGCCGTGTCTTGACAGGAACGGCCCCTTTCTGCTAGAGGGTTAGACCAGATTCGATGCAAGAGGGCAAAGTAATGCTGAACGAAAAGAAGATCGGTTTTATAGGCGCTGGAAACATGGCCGAAGCCATGCTTAAGGGCCTTCTTCACAGCGGTGCCTCCAAACCGGCAAACATCATCGTCTCGGATATACGGCAGGATCGGCTGGATTTTATCAGGGAACGCTTCAATGTCTCGGTCTGCAAGGCAAATCCAGACACGGCAGACCAGGCCGACCTGCTGGTCCTCGCCGTCAAGCCACAGATCATGGAGCCGGTCCTCGTAGAGTTGGTGGATCACCTCGATATGTCGAAACTCATCATTTCCATTGCCGCAGGTATCCCTCTTGCAACAATTGAATCCTATCTCCACAAGGACCTGCGCCTTATCAGGGCGATGCCCAACATCGCCGCCCTCGTCTTGGAAAGCGCAACGGCCATCTGCCCCGGTCGCCACGCCTCCCAGGATGATCTCCGGCTGGCCAAGGCGATCTTTGATTCCATCGGCAAGACCGTCATCATCGAAGAAGTGCTTATGGATGCCATCACCGGCCTGAGCGGAAGCGGGCCTGCCTATCTCTTTCTCATCATCGATGCCATGGCCGATGCAGGTGTCAAGGTCGGCCTTTCCAGAGACAACGCTCTGGCCCTTTCGGCGCAGACGGTCCTTGGAGCGGCAAAGCTCCTGATCGAAACAGGAGAGCACCCCGGCCGCCTCAAAGACAAAGTCACCTCTCCAGGAGGAACGGCGATCTCCGGGCTCCACACCCTGGAGGAAGGCGGACTCAGAACAACACTGATCAATGCGGTGGAAGTGGCCACCCTCCGTTCGAAAGAGCTTGGCAGGATGATGGGGAACAAATCGTAGGCCGAAATCGGCAGGAACCCTGGGACGTTTGAATGGCAGATCTCAGGTACATAGCAGTCGAAGGTCCGGTCGGTGTTGGTAAGACGAGCCTTGCCGGCCTCTTGGCAAAGGTCTTCTCCGGCCGCCCCATCCTCGAGGTCTCCCATGAGAATCCCTTCCTGGCCCGCTTCTACCAGGACAGGAAAAAATACGCTTTCCAAACACAGATCTTTTTCCTCCTCAGCCGTTACCAGCAGCAGCAGGAACTCCAGCAACTCGATCTCTTCAACCGGCTGACTATCTCCGACTATCTCTTTGCAAAAGACAGGATCTTCGCCTCGGTAAACCTCGACGAAAACGAGATGGCCCTATACGAGAGGATATACCAACTTCTCCAGGGGACCATTCCCACCCCTGACCTCGTGATCTATCTCCAGGCGAGAGCAAAGGTTCTCCTTTCTCGGATCAGGCAGAGAAACCGAGAGTACGAGCGATCCATCGAGGCCGGCTACCTCCAGACGCTGGTGGAGGCTTACAACAGCTTCTTCTTCCATTACAATGACAGCCCGCTTCTCGTTATCGATACGAGCGAAATCGATTTTGTCCACAGGGAAGAAGACCTTGCCGCCCTGGTCAAAGAGATTCAGAAACCCAGAAAGGGGACATGGTACTACGTTCCCAAGGGCCGCTGACAGCCGGCAAGGATATCCACCAGGTCGGATGGCTACGCGGTTTTCTTGCAGCGCACAACCCCGGGAAGGCTAATCGACCCTTTTAAAGGCTTTGGCCCGGGCCCCACATACCGGGCAGACTTCAGGGGTTTCCCCCTCGGCCGTGTACCCACACACGGTACATACGTAGTAGGGATACGTCTCCTCTGAGGTTTCAAGGCTCCTTAAGAGCTTCTCATAAAGTCGGGCGTGAACCTTCTCCACCTCGTTTGCCAGGGCAAACGTCCGCTCCGCCGCCTTGTTCCCTTCGGTCTTGGCCGCATCGATCATCCCGGGATACATCTCCTTGAACTCGAAAGTCTCACCCGATATGGCCGCCTCCAGGTTCTCCTTTGTGCTCCCGATACCCTTCATCGCCCTCAGGTGGTTGTGAGCGTGGATGGTCTCCGCTTCAGCAGCCGCCCGAAAGAGCCGAGCAACCTGGAGATAACCTTCTTGGTCCGCCTTCTCTGCAAAGGCAAGGTACCTGCGATTCGCCTGCGATTCTCCGGCAAAGGCCTTGTTCAAAGACTCTTCTACAGTAGACATGAACCGATCCTCCTTTCCTTTCGTTTCCTGACCGGGAACTGTAACCCGTGGTCCCTTTTAACGATAGAATTCCAAATCCTTAGAGCCTGGGACGGCTCTCCTCTCTGCTTTTCAGGCTCCATGGATGGCCTTTCCGAGCCTACGGCCGAGTTCGGTGCAAGATTTCAGATCCTCGGCTTTAGGGACATATCTCACCGTAATGCCCGGATCGATCACGTGGATTTTCATCTCTTCCATGGCCTGATTCATCAACTTGACCGCCTCACCGCTCCATCCGTACGAACCGATGGCTGCACCGATCTTGTTTTGGGGACGCAACCCTCTCAGATAGTGGAGCATGGCGGCCATCTCGGGCATCATCCCGTTGTTGAGGGTAGAGGACCCAAAGACCAGAGCCTTGGCATCAAGGACTTCAGCCACAATATCGCTCCGGTGATTACACTTGAGATCCATCAGCCTCACACTCACCTCCTCCTCTACAAGGCCGGCGGCCACTGCAAAAGCCATGGCTTCTGTGCTCTTCCACATGGTATCGTAAATGATTACAGCCTTCTGCTCAGCCTTATGGCTACTCCACCTGTCGTAAGCCTCAACGATCTTGAGTGGGTTGGAACGCCAGATGACACCGTGGTCCGGCGCTATCATGTCGATGGCAAGACCCATCTCTTGGACCTTGCTCAGGAGTTTCCCCACCAGGGGGGAATAGGGCAGAAGGATGTTGGCATAATACTTGGCTGCGTGCCTGAACAGTTCCCCTTGGTCCACCTGGTCGTCGAATCGCTCGGATGTAGCCCAGTGTTCGCCGAAGGCATCGCTCGATATGAGCAGGCGTTCCTCCTTCAGATAGGAGAACATGCTG encodes:
- a CDS encoding rubrerythrin family protein produces the protein MSTVEESLNKAFAGESQANRRYLAFAEKADQEGYLQVARLFRAAAEAETIHAHNHLRAMKGIGSTKENLEAAISGETFEFKEMYPGMIDAAKTEGNKAAERTFALANEVEKVHARLYEKLLRSLETSEETYPYYVCTVCGYTAEGETPEVCPVCGARAKAFKRVD
- the proC gene encoding pyrroline-5-carboxylate reductase, translating into MLNEKKIGFIGAGNMAEAMLKGLLHSGASKPANIIVSDIRQDRLDFIRERFNVSVCKANPDTADQADLLVLAVKPQIMEPVLVELVDHLDMSKLIISIAAGIPLATIESYLHKDLRLIRAMPNIAALVLESATAICPGRHASQDDLRLAKAIFDSIGKTVIIEEVLMDAITGLSGSGPAYLFLIIDAMADAGVKVGLSRDNALALSAQTVLGAAKLLIETGEHPGRLKDKVTSPGGTAISGLHTLEEGGLRTTLINAVEVATLRSKELGRMMGNKS
- a CDS encoding ferredoxin, with amino-acid sequence MKAKVDPDLCTACELCTETCPEVFEMGEDVATVKVDVVPPEAEESARQAAEDCPAEAITIEE
- a CDS encoding flavodoxin domain-containing protein; translation: MEPVEVVKGFYWVGVVDWNVRDFHGYTTYRGTTYNAFLLIDDKIVLFDTVRYPFRDQLLQNIRNIVDPAEIDYIVVNHVEPDHSSSLPGIVETVKPEKLLCSPMGKKALLDHYHREDWPYEVVESGRPMVLGRRTVEFLETRMLHWPDSMFSYLKEERLLISSDAFGEHWATSERFDDQVDQGELFRHAAKYYANILLPYSPLVGKLLSKVQEMGLAIDMIAPDHGVIWRSNPLKIVEAYDRWSSHKAEQKAVIIYDTMWKSTEAMAFAVAAGLVEEEVSVRLMDLKCNHRSDIVAEVLDAKALVFGSSTLNNGMMPEMAAMLHYLRGLRPQNKIGAAIGSYGWSGEAVKLMNQAMEEMKIHVIDPGITVRYVPKAEDLKSCTELGRRLGKAIHGA
- the cobO gene encoding cob(I)yrinic acid a,c-diamide adenosyltransferase; protein product: MTGETREVRKTRPPHAERSGMPMKRGYIQIYTGSGKGKTTAALGLALRAVGHGLRVCMVQFMKNDRHVGEVLAARLLAPNLSIFPMGPRGFIRDTPRPVDVQMAREALEFSRRSIEEEKNDLIILDEINVALHFGLLTLGDVLGLIDLKPRSTELILTGRDAPPELIKRADLVTEMTAVKHYFDRGVQARKGIEW
- a CDS encoding SagB/ThcOx family dehydrogenase, encoding MNQPREGIGDRFQRETRYIRGQMEGGYLDWSRRPGIYKRSDPHQEGISLPEPREEGGEPLWTVINKRCSSRDFTRDPISLLDLSQLLWATQGITHTASGQALRACPSAGALYPVETYVAANRVEELAPGIYHYYVPRHLLEPVARRVTMNELASAALGQRMVTTASVVFIWTAVVQRSKWKYRERGYRYIYLDAGHIGQNLYLAATALNLGCCTIGALFDEEVDRLLGVDGKEETVVYMGAVGKISAPSG
- a CDS encoding deoxynucleoside kinase — its product is MADLRYIAVEGPVGVGKTSLAGLLAKVFSGRPILEVSHENPFLARFYQDRKKYAFQTQIFFLLSRYQQQQELQQLDLFNRLTISDYLFAKDRIFASVNLDENEMALYERIYQLLQGTIPTPDLVIYLQARAKVLLSRIRQRNREYERSIEAGYLQTLVEAYNSFFFHYNDSPLLVIDTSEIDFVHREEDLAALVKEIQKPRKGTWYYVPKGR
- a CDS encoding NAD(P)/FAD-dependent oxidoreductase, producing MMVVVVIGGGIVGCFVALEMAKKGREVFLLEKEKALGEHTSTRNSGVIHGGIYYPCRSLKARLCVRGRHLTYEFLQSHNVPHRKCGKLVVALNDEELKGLEDLKDLGDRNGVENLRLIGGAEARKIEPRLRCLAALQSPETGLLDMAAYMRATERALKVVGVTIVKQCRVLSVSEKNVVKTSRGEIESDFLINVAGLHSDSIARECGLEGYEIVPYKGDYYCTTEALVRGLVYPIPGSALSLGVHLSPTFGEEMLIGPSVLRVSDKEDYEIRTPREEFEQGARAMVPDLDVTRLYPGFSGNRPKVYYREELQTDFVVRKQEGGRIHLLGIESPGLTAAPALAEYVAKIMD